The following proteins are co-located in the Myroides profundi genome:
- a CDS encoding AraC family transcriptional regulator, translated as MARENIYQPFEVFCEKFDFCPLQNRLFNFFEFVFVISGEGYHIVNNSKNKLKKGDLYLITPEDKHSFDLTKQSEFLVIRINDEYLKQSSALTINHLECVLYYASHLSTSIITDEEDKEVIYQIVQNLIQSIQNPKAYNCDLQRQYINAIMIIATRNLMHYTPKNLETKDERILDIIAYIQQHIYDLKLLTAQVIGDKFGFAPSYIGSYFLNQCGETMQQYIISYRLKLIKHRLLFSDHRIGEIASEFTFTDESHANKFFKKHESMSMSAYRKTYQKR; from the coding sequence ATGGCAAGAGAAAATATATATCAACCTTTTGAAGTATTCTGCGAAAAGTTTGATTTTTGCCCTCTACAGAATAGATTATTTAACTTTTTCGAGTTCGTGTTTGTAATATCTGGAGAAGGCTACCACATCGTTAATAATAGTAAGAATAAACTTAAGAAAGGAGACCTATACTTAATTACACCTGAAGACAAACACTCTTTTGATCTAACTAAGCAATCTGAATTCTTAGTTATACGTATTAATGACGAATATCTTAAACAGTCTAGTGCTTTAACTATTAACCACCTAGAATGTGTCCTTTATTACGCTTCACATCTATCTACTTCTATCATAACTGATGAGGAAGATAAAGAAGTAATATATCAAATAGTACAAAACTTAATCCAGAGTATACAAAACCCTAAAGCTTATAACTGTGATTTACAGAGACAATATATTAATGCCATCATGATTATCGCTACTCGTAATCTAATGCACTATACTCCTAAAAACTTAGAAACTAAGGATGAGCGCATATTAGATATCATCGCTTATATTCAACAGCATATCTATGACTTAAAGCTACTCACAGCTCAGGTTATCGGTGATAAGTTTGGGTTTGCACCATCTTATATCGGTTCTTATTTTTTAAATCAATGTGGAGAAACTATGCAGCAGTATATTATCTCCTACAGACTTAAGCTGATTAAACATCGCCTGTTATTCAGTGACCATCGAATAGGAGAGATTGCTTCTGAATTTACGTTTACAGATGAGAGTCATGCTAACAAATTCTTTAAGAAACATGAAAGTATGAGTATGTCGGCTTATAGAAAGACATATCAAAAAAGATAA
- the metE gene encoding 5-methyltetrahydropteroyltriglutamate--homocysteine S-methyltransferase, whose amino-acid sequence MQTQVLGYPRIGSQRELKKANEQYWAEKIEREELEQVAQTIRYQNWQLQKTAGVTLIPSNDFSFYDQVLDWSLTLGAIPKRYQPLRTNEELSLLDLYFAMARGYQKGGFDITAMEMTKWFDTNYHYIVPEFYKGQQFELTSLKVVDEYKEAKKIGIETKPVILGLVSYLLLGKAKEQDFNVLSLADSLLPVYIEIIKRLTDEGVQYIQIDEPFLVLDLTEEQKTAITSFYNTIQSTFPDLKVIVATYFGGLEDNTSLAVALPVEVLHIDLVRNEEQLEEILNKAPSSLKLSLGVVDGRNIWKNDYEQSLTLIDKAIERRGKETIIIATSCSLLHSPIDLEGEVKLTSEIKQWLAFAKQKVQEVVDLAKLASVVDRESVSVYQENKIAQHNKSTSALIHHEAVKKRVQGITEQDAQRKAPFSTRQPLQHKALDLPLFPTTTIGSFPQTTEVRQWRAKFKKGELTEQQYEDLLKQETARAIQWQEEIGLDVLVHGEFERNDMVEYFGEQLEGFTFTQNGWVQSYGSRCVKPPVIYGDVYRSKPLTVFWSAYAQSLTKQKVKGMLTGPVTILQWSFVRNDIPRSETCTQIALAIRDEVVDLESANIEIIQIDEPAIREGLPLRKAAWDGYLDWAVRAFRISASGVKNETQIHTHMCYSEFNDIIQHIAAMDADVITIECSRSQMDLLDAFAAFKYPNEIGPGVYDIHSPRVPTEEEMLYLIKKAENYIPTKQLWVNPDCGLKTRHWEETEKALIAMVNVSKKLREESLVEAI is encoded by the coding sequence ATGCAAACACAAGTATTAGGCTATCCGCGTATTGGTAGCCAAAGAGAGCTGAAAAAAGCAAATGAACAGTATTGGGCTGAGAAAATTGAAAGAGAAGAGTTAGAACAGGTTGCACAAACTATTCGTTATCAAAATTGGCAATTACAAAAGACAGCAGGTGTCACGTTAATCCCTTCTAATGACTTTTCATTTTATGATCAAGTATTAGATTGGAGTTTAACCTTAGGGGCTATTCCTAAAAGGTATCAACCTCTTCGTACAAATGAAGAACTGTCTTTACTAGATTTATACTTCGCAATGGCTAGAGGGTATCAAAAAGGAGGTTTTGATATTACAGCTATGGAAATGACAAAATGGTTCGATACTAACTATCACTATATCGTACCAGAGTTTTATAAAGGACAACAGTTTGAATTAACTTCACTAAAGGTAGTAGATGAATATAAAGAAGCCAAAAAGATTGGTATAGAGACGAAGCCTGTTATCTTAGGGCTTGTTTCTTATTTATTATTAGGTAAGGCAAAAGAACAAGACTTTAATGTATTGAGCTTAGCAGATAGTTTATTACCAGTATATATTGAAATAATAAAACGTCTGACAGATGAAGGAGTTCAATATATTCAAATTGACGAACCTTTTCTAGTTCTTGATTTAACAGAAGAACAGAAAACTGCAATTACATCGTTTTACAATACGATACAATCTACTTTTCCAGATCTTAAAGTAATTGTAGCTACTTATTTTGGAGGGCTAGAAGATAATACTTCCTTGGCAGTAGCTTTACCTGTAGAAGTATTACATATTGATCTAGTGCGTAATGAAGAGCAGCTAGAAGAGATACTTAATAAGGCTCCGTCTAGTTTAAAGTTGTCACTAGGTGTGGTGGATGGTCGTAATATCTGGAAGAATGATTATGAACAATCATTAACATTGATAGATAAAGCTATTGAGCGAAGAGGGAAAGAGACAATCATCATAGCAACATCGTGTTCTTTACTTCACAGTCCTATTGATTTAGAAGGGGAGGTGAAATTAACATCAGAAATCAAGCAATGGCTTGCTTTTGCTAAACAAAAGGTTCAGGAAGTAGTAGATTTAGCTAAGTTAGCGAGTGTTGTAGATAGAGAGAGTGTATCAGTTTATCAAGAGAATAAAATAGCTCAACACAATAAAAGTACATCTGCATTAATACATCATGAAGCAGTCAAAAAACGTGTACAAGGAATTACAGAACAGGATGCACAACGAAAAGCTCCGTTTAGTACAAGACAACCCTTACAACATAAAGCATTAGACCTTCCTTTATTTCCAACAACAACAATCGGTTCATTCCCACAGACGACAGAAGTAAGACAGTGGAGAGCTAAGTTTAAAAAAGGAGAGCTTACAGAGCAACAGTATGAAGATTTATTAAAACAAGAGACGGCTAGAGCTATACAGTGGCAAGAAGAAATAGGGCTAGATGTATTAGTACATGGAGAGTTTGAACGCAATGACATGGTGGAGTACTTCGGAGAACAGTTAGAAGGATTTACTTTTACTCAGAATGGTTGGGTACAGAGTTATGGAAGTAGATGTGTGAAACCTCCTGTTATTTATGGAGATGTGTATCGCAGTAAGCCATTAACAGTATTTTGGTCTGCTTATGCTCAGTCATTGACTAAACAAAAAGTAAAAGGAATGTTGACAGGGCCAGTGACGATATTACAGTGGTCTTTTGTACGAAATGATATCCCAAGGTCTGAGACTTGTACTCAAATAGCTTTAGCAATTAGAGATGAAGTAGTAGATTTAGAAAGTGCTAATATTGAAATCATCCAGATTGATGAGCCTGCGATAAGAGAAGGTTTACCATTGCGTAAAGCAGCATGGGATGGTTATTTGGATTGGGCTGTAAGAGCATTTAGAATTTCTGCATCAGGAGTGAAGAATGAGACACAGATTCATACTCATATGTGTTATTCTGAGTTTAACGATATTATACAGCATATTGCAGCTATGGATGCAGATGTGATTACGATAGAGTGTTCTCGTTCACAGATGGATTTATTAGATGCTTTTGCAGCATTTAAATACCCAAATGAGATTGGGCCGGGAGTATATGATATTCACTCTCCACGTGTACCTACAGAAGAAGAAATGTTGTATTTAATTAAAAAGGCAGAAAACTATATACCAACTAAGCAATTATGGGTAAACCCTGACTGTGGATTAAAAACGCGTCATTGGGAAGAGACTGAAAAAGCGCTTATAGCGATGGTGAATGTCTCTAAAAAACTGAGAGAAGAAAGTTTAGTAGAAGCTATTTAA
- a CDS encoding Lrp/AsnC family transcriptional regulator: MHNLDETDLKLLRILCDNSNLTTKEIAQQVNLSATPVFERIKRLEKEGFIKKYIALIDAEKLNKGFIVFCNIKLKQHERFINNKFVEDIMLIDEVVECYNISGDFDFILKVYANDMKHYQDFVFNKLAMVDSIGSTHSSFVMREIKNTHNISF, translated from the coding sequence ATGCATAACCTAGACGAGACCGATTTAAAACTACTTCGAATACTGTGTGATAATTCTAACCTGACAACAAAAGAGATTGCTCAACAAGTAAACCTATCTGCTACCCCAGTATTTGAGAGAATAAAACGACTAGAAAAAGAAGGTTTTATCAAAAAATATATTGCTTTAATAGATGCTGAAAAGCTAAATAAAGGTTTTATTGTATTCTGCAATATTAAACTCAAACAACATGAGCGTTTTATCAATAACAAGTTTGTTGAAGATATTATGCTTATAGATGAAGTCGTTGAATGTTATAATATATCAGGAGATTTTGACTTTATCCTAAAAGTATATGCTAATGATATGAAGCATTACCAAGACTTTGTATTTAATAAATTAGCCATGGTAGATAGTATAGGAAGTACACATAGTTCTTTTGTGATGAGAGAAATTAAGAACACACATAATATCTCTTTTTAA
- a CDS encoding TolC family protein, translated as MKWTYKIYIGALAIGMLASCQSTQSYQHLDIAAKELYRDTQEGDTLSIGMMPWQTLFKDAKLQELITEGIENNLDLKMGIERLHASESLLKQSKAAFLPDLSIGGGVKRSRLAYPQGFGFVKNATQYDVFANTSWEIDVWGKLASSKRAAYYRMLQSDAGQKAVQTQIVAQIADYYYQLLALDQQQTIIEKTIVNRKVDVETMQKLKESNVVTGAAVVQSEANYYDAEAALPGVKRQIREVENALNVLLGKPVGTIDRANLTVQELPIEPSIGIPAHLLKNRPDVMAAEYELAAYFEDVNAAKRAFYPSLNITGGAGFSSYEFKDWFTSTGLFANIAGGLLQPIFNKRQNKTRLEIAKASYQEKAYNFQKTMLVAGQEVSDALYAYEMAGEQLTMRQQQVDKLALAVDYTKKLLVYHSSTNYTDVLTSEQAHLYAQLAHSNDQLLEWQAIIKLYKALGGGWRE; from the coding sequence ATGAAATGGACATATAAAATATATATAGGTGCTCTAGCTATAGGGATGTTGGCTTCATGCCAATCCACACAGAGTTATCAGCACTTAGATATTGCTGCAAAAGAGCTTTATCGAGATACCCAAGAAGGGGATACATTAAGTATAGGCATGATGCCTTGGCAGACTTTGTTTAAAGATGCAAAGCTACAAGAGCTAATAACAGAAGGAATAGAAAATAACCTAGACCTGAAGATGGGGATAGAAAGGCTACATGCTTCTGAATCGTTATTAAAACAATCTAAAGCTGCGTTCTTACCTGATTTAAGTATAGGGGGAGGAGTGAAAAGATCAAGATTAGCTTATCCTCAAGGGTTTGGTTTTGTAAAGAATGCGACACAGTATGATGTATTCGCTAATACTTCTTGGGAAATAGATGTATGGGGAAAATTAGCGAGTAGCAAGCGTGCTGCCTATTATAGAATGCTTCAGTCTGATGCAGGACAAAAAGCTGTGCAGACTCAGATAGTCGCTCAGATAGCGGATTATTATTACCAATTATTGGCGTTAGATCAACAACAAACTATTATCGAAAAGACGATAGTGAATAGAAAAGTAGATGTTGAGACAATGCAAAAGTTGAAGGAGTCCAATGTAGTAACTGGTGCGGCTGTGGTACAGAGTGAAGCTAACTACTATGACGCTGAGGCTGCACTACCAGGGGTAAAACGCCAAATCAGAGAAGTAGAGAATGCATTGAATGTTCTATTAGGAAAACCTGTAGGTACAATAGATAGAGCTAACTTAACTGTACAAGAACTACCAATAGAACCAAGTATAGGGATACCTGCACATCTACTAAAGAATAGACCTGATGTGATGGCAGCTGAGTATGAGTTGGCAGCGTATTTTGAAGATGTGAATGCGGCTAAGAGAGCATTCTACCCTTCATTAAATATCACAGGAGGAGCGGGATTCTCTAGTTATGAGTTTAAAGATTGGTTTACATCTACAGGATTGTTTGCTAATATAGCAGGAGGTTTATTACAGCCTATCTTTAATAAAAGACAAAACAAAACAAGATTAGAGATAGCAAAAGCGAGTTATCAGGAGAAAGCATACAACTTCCAAAAAACAATGTTAGTAGCAGGGCAAGAGGTCTCTGATGCACTATATGCTTATGAGATGGCAGGTGAGCAACTGACTATGAGACAACAACAAGTGGATAAGTTAGCCTTAGCTGTTGATTATACGAAGAAGTTATTAGTGTATCATTCTTCAACGAATTATACAGATGTATTGACTTCAGAACAAGCACACCTTTATGCACAATTAGCACATAGTAATGATCAGCTATTAGAATGGCAGGCCATTATTAAGCTTTATAAAGCATTAGGTGGAGGTTGGAGAGAATAA
- a CDS encoding efflux RND transporter permease subunit has translation MLKRFIENPVLSTVISIIIVILGLLGLFSLPITQYPEIAPPTVQVTANYQGANAEAVMKSVIIPLEEQINGVENMAYMNSKASNDGSAVITITFTQGADADMAAVNVQNRVSQAMSQLPEEVIKQGVTTTKRLSSEIFSFLMYSSDSRYDQAFLENYARINILPKIKRINGVGDASIYGGREYSMRIWLKPNAMASYGLTPSDIVQALQEQNVEAAPGKVGENSRQSFQYALKYTGRLETPEEFGDIIIRSNGTGKILRLSDVAEIDLGAYSYAMTMTAYKQHGTYIAVNQVAGSNAHEIIKQCEELLKEAEKDLPAGAKFEVYANSNDFLLASIDKLIATLIEAFVLVFIVVLVFLQDWRSTLIPAIAVPVAIVGTFFFLNLFGFSINLLTLFALVLSIGIVVDDAIIVVEAVHAKLYEGAETAKKATVSAMSELTTAIISITLVMSAVFVPVTFIEGSVGVFYKEFGITLAVAILISAINALTLSPALCAIMLKPESGIHEEKRGFVNRFKSAFNSSFDRMTNRYVGVLGFLNKNKWLSLGSIVVFGALFVFLTKTTPTGFVPNEDSASIYGNIILAPSTSLEETERISNEIDSIAMSIPEVKFTSRLAGMDFFSGNGSSYAVEFIKLKHWKDRPNPEQNIHSVVGQLFAKTAHIKDANVVFFAAPTLQGFGNSSGFEVQLQDKTGGDYKKFEEIIGGFLGALNQRPEIMYATSSFNTNFPQYEVSVNVAKAKEAGVGVTEILTTLQGYLGGIYATNFNRFGKQYKVMIQADPNFRENKEAIDKLYVKNEQGVMSPITAFIDLKKVYSPEFLTRFNLFNSAFVNGSPNPGFSSGDAIRAIEEVAAQTLPQGYGFEYSGLSREESGSGNQTVIIFVLSILFVYFLLSAQFKSYILPLAVLFSLPIGLAGAFIFAKLFGIENNIFLQISLIMLIGLLAKNAILIVEFALQRRQSGQSIAAAAIEGARIRLRPILMTSFAFIFGLLPLMMATGAGALSNKSIGTAAVGGMLIGTLIGVLVIPSLFVVFQALQEKISGAPVLEEEE, from the coding sequence ATGTTGAAAAGATTTATAGAAAACCCTGTGTTATCTACCGTGATATCTATCATTATAGTAATACTAGGGTTGTTAGGACTATTCTCATTACCTATCACACAGTATCCTGAGATAGCACCACCTACAGTACAGGTGACTGCTAACTACCAAGGGGCAAATGCTGAGGCGGTAATGAAGAGTGTGATTATTCCATTAGAAGAACAGATTAATGGGGTAGAGAATATGGCGTATATGAACTCAAAAGCGAGTAATGATGGTTCGGCTGTTATTACCATCACTTTTACACAAGGAGCAGACGCTGATATGGCAGCTGTGAACGTGCAGAACCGTGTGAGCCAAGCTATGAGTCAATTGCCAGAAGAGGTAATAAAACAAGGGGTGACTACAACCAAGAGATTGAGCAGTGAGATATTCAGTTTCTTAATGTATAGCTCTGATAGTAGATATGATCAGGCATTCTTAGAAAACTATGCTCGTATCAATATTCTACCTAAGATTAAGCGTATTAATGGAGTAGGGGATGCTTCTATCTATGGAGGACGTGAGTACAGTATGCGTATTTGGTTAAAGCCAAATGCAATGGCTTCTTACGGACTTACGCCGAGTGATATCGTGCAGGCATTACAGGAGCAGAACGTAGAGGCTGCGCCAGGTAAGGTAGGGGAGAATAGCAGACAGAGTTTTCAGTATGCTTTAAAATATACAGGTAGATTAGAAACACCTGAGGAGTTCGGAGATATTATTATCCGCTCTAATGGTACAGGTAAGATATTGCGCCTAAGTGATGTGGCAGAGATAGACTTAGGAGCCTACTCGTATGCGATGACCATGACTGCTTATAAACAGCACGGTACTTATATCGCGGTAAATCAGGTGGCAGGATCTAATGCCCATGAGATTATTAAGCAATGTGAAGAATTATTAAAAGAAGCAGAAAAAGACTTGCCTGCGGGTGCGAAATTCGAAGTATATGCAAATTCTAATGATTTCTTATTAGCCTCTATTGATAAATTGATAGCGACTTTAATAGAAGCATTTGTATTAGTGTTCATAGTAGTATTAGTGTTCTTACAGGATTGGCGTTCTACTTTGATACCTGCTATAGCGGTACCAGTAGCTATCGTAGGTACGTTCTTTTTCTTGAATCTATTTGGCTTCTCTATTAACTTATTGACTCTTTTTGCTCTTGTACTGTCCATCGGTATTGTGGTGGATGATGCTATTATCGTAGTAGAGGCAGTACATGCCAAGCTATATGAAGGGGCAGAGACAGCGAAGAAGGCTACAGTGAGCGCGATGAGTGAGTTGACTACTGCTATTATTTCGATTACGTTAGTGATGTCAGCTGTATTTGTACCTGTTACATTTATCGAAGGATCTGTAGGGGTGTTTTATAAAGAGTTTGGTATCACATTAGCTGTCGCTATTTTGATTTCGGCTATTAATGCCTTGACCTTGAGTCCTGCGTTATGTGCTATTATGTTGAAACCAGAGTCAGGTATACACGAGGAGAAAAGAGGTTTTGTCAATAGATTTAAATCTGCTTTTAATAGTTCATTTGACAGAATGACTAATCGCTATGTAGGTGTATTAGGCTTCTTGAATAAAAATAAATGGTTGTCATTAGGAAGTATCGTTGTATTCGGTGCCTTGTTTGTATTCTTAACGAAAACGACACCAACAGGATTCGTACCTAATGAGGATAGTGCTTCTATCTATGGTAATATTATCTTAGCTCCTTCTACTTCTCTTGAAGAGACTGAGCGTATCTCTAATGAGATAGATAGTATCGCAATGAGTATACCTGAGGTGAAGTTCACTTCACGACTAGCAGGTATGGACTTCTTCAGTGGGAATGGTAGCTCGTATGCTGTAGAGTTCATTAAGCTAAAACACTGGAAAGACCGCCCAAATCCAGAGCAAAATATTCACAGTGTAGTAGGACAGTTATTTGCTAAGACAGCGCATATTAAGGATGCTAATGTGGTATTCTTTGCGGCACCTACACTACAAGGATTTGGTAACAGTTCAGGATTCGAAGTACAGTTACAAGATAAGACTGGTGGAGATTATAAGAAGTTTGAAGAAATAATAGGAGGATTCTTAGGAGCGTTAAATCAACGTCCTGAGATTATGTATGCCACTTCGTCTTTTAATACGAACTTCCCACAGTATGAAGTGTCTGTCAATGTAGCAAAAGCAAAAGAGGCAGGAGTAGGAGTGACAGAGATTCTGACTACACTACAAGGGTACTTAGGAGGGATTTATGCAACGAACTTTAACCGCTTCGGTAAGCAGTATAAGGTAATGATACAAGCAGATCCTAACTTCCGTGAGAATAAAGAGGCTATCGATAAATTATATGTGAAGAATGAGCAAGGGGTAATGTCTCCTATCACAGCCTTCATTGATCTGAAGAAAGTGTACAGTCCAGAGTTCTTGACGCGCTTTAATTTGTTTAATTCAGCTTTCGTGAATGGTAGCCCTAATCCAGGTTTTAGTTCTGGAGATGCTATTCGTGCGATAGAAGAAGTAGCAGCACAGACTTTGCCACAAGGGTATGGTTTTGAGTATTCAGGATTGTCAAGAGAAGAGAGTGGTAGTGGTAACCAGACTGTTATTATTTTCGTGTTGTCTATCTTATTCGTTTACTTCTTATTAAGTGCTCAGTTTAAGAGTTATATACTTCCATTGGCAGTATTGTTCTCTTTACCAATAGGGTTAGCAGGAGCTTTTATTTTCGCTAAGCTATTCGGAATAGAAAACAATATATTCTTACAGATTAGTTTGATTATGTTGATTGGTCTATTAGCGAAGAATGCTATTCTGATTGTAGAGTTTGCGCTACAGAGAAGACAGTCAGGTCAGTCTATTGCAGCAGCAGCTATTGAAGGAGCGCGTATTCGTCTAAGACCTATCCTGATGACTTCGTTTGCTTTCATATTTGGATTATTACCGCTGATGATGGCGACAGGAGCAGGAGCATTGAGTAATAAGTCAATTGGTACAGCTGCGGTAGGAGGAATGTTGATTGGTACACTGATTGGGGTATTAGTTATTCCTTCATTATTTGTTGTGTTCCAGGCGTTACAAGAGAAAATAAGTGGAGCTCCTGTACTAGAAGAAGAAGAGTAA
- a CDS encoding efflux RND transporter periplasmic adaptor subunit, with protein sequence MKKTSTFLGLTTIALLWACQDKKQEGEWGGDGQVEQYPVLSIKTEQANLFTDYPVVLQGIKDVELRPKIDGFVETIYVDEGQTVKKGQPLFKIYAPQYHEESVAAVASIKNAEAELNNARMQVAKAKPLVNEGIISNYELESAEYALRSKEAQLAQAKANLNSAQANVGYTQVVAPFDGVIGLIPYKVGALVSSASPEPLTTVSEIGSINAYFSMNEKEFIDFMQKGGEQTLEQRLASMPEVSLLLANGSEYNQKGKINTVSGQVDPRTGSVNFRAVFTNPQGILRSGNSATIRVHESVSEAILVPQKATFEVQGKRFIYVANAEGVVTSTEITIMEKVPSSQYFVVTNGLKPGDKIVSADIGGLREGMKIKM encoded by the coding sequence ATGAAAAAAACATCTACTTTTTTAGGTCTTACTACAATCGCCTTATTATGGGCATGTCAAGATAAAAAGCAAGAAGGAGAATGGGGCGGAGATGGTCAAGTCGAGCAATATCCAGTACTTTCAATAAAAACAGAACAAGCCAATTTATTTACAGATTATCCAGTGGTGTTACAAGGGATAAAAGATGTAGAATTGCGTCCAAAGATTGATGGTTTCGTTGAAACGATCTACGTGGATGAAGGGCAAACAGTCAAAAAAGGACAACCCTTATTCAAAATCTACGCTCCACAATATCACGAAGAGAGTGTGGCAGCGGTGGCTTCGATAAAAAATGCTGAGGCAGAGTTAAACAACGCTCGTATGCAAGTAGCTAAAGCTAAACCACTAGTGAACGAAGGTATTATCAGTAACTATGAACTTGAGTCTGCAGAATATGCTTTAAGAAGTAAAGAAGCACAACTAGCACAAGCAAAAGCGAATTTAAACAGTGCACAGGCTAATGTAGGCTATACGCAAGTGGTAGCTCCTTTTGATGGAGTTATAGGATTAATTCCTTATAAAGTAGGAGCATTGGTAAGTAGTGCTTCACCAGAACCTCTAACTACAGTATCTGAGATAGGAAGTATCAATGCTTACTTCTCTATGAATGAAAAAGAGTTTATCGACTTTATGCAAAAAGGAGGAGAACAGACTCTTGAACAGAGACTCGCGAGTATGCCTGAAGTATCTCTTTTATTAGCGAATGGAAGTGAGTACAATCAGAAAGGAAAAATAAATACAGTAAGCGGACAAGTAGATCCTCGTACAGGTAGTGTGAATTTCAGAGCTGTGTTTACTAACCCACAAGGAATATTGAGAAGTGGAAATAGTGCTACCATCCGTGTACACGAGAGTGTAAGCGAGGCTATTCTAGTTCCTCAGAAGGCGACTTTTGAGGTGCAAGGGAAGCGTTTTATTTATGTGGCTAATGCAGAGGGTGTAGTGACTAGCACAGAAATTACGATTATGGAGAAGGTGCCTTCGAGTCAGTACTTCGTAGTGACAAATGGGTTAAAACCAGGAGACAAAATCGTAAGTGCAGATATAGGAGGACTACGTGAAGGAATGAAGATTAAAATGTAA
- a CDS encoding helix-turn-helix domain-containing protein: MKNIKWETLDRLKNSFKELETQEHYIYMPFINLAYYPAEPYRSNYYGIGLLEEGEITFYIDLTEYTIHGPAIIFADTTSIKRWDKTRRTYEMMTILFSEDFLQDKLVENNVLASFSDLSSLGGCVTQLDSKEFESFKAMFKVIDLYHNSTNSFHTEVIRGVIYSMIHEVAYLYEKYGNVTKSLHKLALKFREAVGKHCKEHRSVQYYADYLHVHPKYLSQVISSETGLTASEWIQNQVILEAKILLQDQSLSIGTIAEILHFSDQSTFGKYFKKYSSISPSAYRHNL; the protein is encoded by the coding sequence ATGAAGAATATAAAATGGGAAACCTTAGATCGCTTAAAGAATAGTTTCAAAGAATTAGAGACTCAAGAGCACTATATCTATATGCCATTTATTAATCTAGCATACTATCCAGCAGAGCCTTATCGATCTAATTATTATGGAATAGGGCTTCTAGAAGAGGGAGAAATTACCTTCTATATTGATCTTACAGAGTATACTATCCACGGGCCTGCTATTATTTTTGCAGATACTACATCAATTAAGAGATGGGACAAGACTCGTCGTACTTATGAGATGATGACAATCTTATTCTCAGAAGATTTCTTACAAGATAAGTTAGTAGAGAATAATGTACTCGCTTCCTTTTCGGATTTATCCAGTCTAGGAGGTTGTGTCACACAGTTAGATTCTAAAGAATTTGAGAGTTTTAAGGCTATGTTTAAGGTCATAGATCTCTATCATAATTCAACCAACTCTTTCCATACAGAAGTAATCAGAGGCGTGATCTACAGCATGATTCATGAAGTAGCCTATCTATATGAGAAATATGGTAATGTGACCAAAAGTCTACATAAACTTGCTCTCAAATTTAGAGAAGCAGTAGGTAAGCACTGTAAAGAACATAGAAGTGTACAGTACTACGCTGATTATCTCCATGTACATCCTAAATATCTAAGTCAAGTAATCTCTTCAGAAACGGGATTGACTGCTAGTGAATGGATTCAAAATCAAGTCATCTTAGAAGCTAAAATCTTACTACAAGACCAGAGTCTCTCTATAGGTACTATCGCAGAGATACTTCACTTTAGCGATCAGAGTACCTTTGGCAAATACTTTAAGAAGTATAGCAGTATAAGTCCTAGTGCTTATCGTCATAATCTATAA